A region of Staphylococcus sp. IVB6181 DNA encodes the following proteins:
- a CDS encoding tetratricopeptide repeat protein gives MEDTQKLIDDIHLQKIDNLDSRVENAITSADDDTLFMLGETLYNYGLTPQGLEVFRALYHKFPNEPELLIYFIEGLISEDKTDEALEHLNQADLTTERLMLEADLYQQINMLEVAIDKVQEAIELEPNDPVLHFALAELMYFDGQYLRASAEYETVLETGEYMVNGVNLYARLADSALQSGNYDDAIQLFDEIHEQDMTPEDYMKKALAYEKNDLIQEAVKIMRVLMDKDPDYIQGYFYLQQLYLQQRDYKSAIEVGHEGLRLNEFYKELMLSTGKIEIDQGDQEQGVQLMLKALEIDNSYQEPLIELSSLYRTKDDAESIIGLLKYANEDDLDPRFMWNLAYAMGEEERDKEAQHFFDLAYPTFENNPDFLGDYYFFLIETGQVEQAKALLPKLMELDPNNDEWQQEAERLQSF, from the coding sequence ATGGAAGACACACAGAAATTAATTGATGATATTCATCTACAAAAGATAGATAACTTAGACAGCAGGGTAGAAAATGCAATTACCTCTGCTGACGATGATACTTTGTTCATGCTTGGAGAAACACTGTATAATTACGGATTGACGCCGCAAGGGTTAGAAGTATTCAGAGCGTTGTATCATAAATTTCCTAACGAACCGGAACTGTTGATTTACTTTATAGAAGGGCTCATTTCTGAAGATAAAACAGATGAGGCTTTAGAACATTTAAACCAAGCAGACTTAACAACAGAACGCTTAATGTTAGAAGCAGATTTATATCAGCAAATTAATATGCTAGAAGTCGCAATCGATAAAGTACAAGAAGCAATCGAATTAGAACCTAACGATCCAGTGCTGCACTTCGCATTAGCTGAACTTATGTATTTTGACGGTCAATATTTACGTGCTTCTGCAGAGTATGAAACAGTACTTGAAACAGGAGAGTACATGGTTAACGGTGTTAATTTGTATGCTCGTTTAGCAGACAGTGCATTGCAAAGCGGCAACTATGATGATGCAATTCAATTGTTCGATGAAATCCATGAACAAGATATGACACCAGAAGATTACATGAAAAAAGCACTTGCTTATGAAAAAAATGATTTGATTCAAGAAGCTGTTAAAATCATGCGTGTGTTGATGGATAAAGATCCGGATTATATTCAAGGCTATTTCTACTTGCAGCAGCTCTACTTGCAGCAAAGAGATTATAAATCAGCGATTGAAGTAGGGCATGAAGGTTTAAGACTGAACGAATTCTACAAAGAACTGATGCTGTCTACAGGTAAAATCGAAATCGATCAAGGTGATCAAGAACAAGGGGTTCAATTAATGCTGAAAGCCCTAGAAATTGATAATTCTTACCAAGAACCGCTGATTGAACTCAGCAGTTTATACCGTACAAAAGATGATGCTGAATCTATTATCGGTTTATTAAAATATGCAAATGAAGATGACTTAGACCCAAGATTTATGTGGAACTTAGCTTATGCCATGGGTGAAGAAGAACGCGACAAAGAAGCACAGCATTTCTTCGACTTAGCTTATCCGACATTTGAAAATAATCCAGATTTCTTAGGAGACTATTATTTCTTCCTCATCGAAACTGGACAAGTCGAACAAGCTAAAGCATTGCTGCCGAAATTAATGGAATTAGATCCTAATAATGATGAGTGGCAACAAGAAGCTGAACGTTTACAATCTTTTTAA
- the aroA gene encoding 3-phosphoshikimate 1-carboxyvinyltransferase, with translation MSKTELINVQGPLRGEIEVPGDKSMTHRAIMLSALAEGKSTIYKPLLAEDCLRTIHIFRLLGVRFEISDDQVIVESPGYQNFTTPHQALYTGNSGTTTRLLAGLLSGLGIESVLSGDASIGNRPMNRVIDPLTEMGADIHGVEGNYTPLIIKKGQIKGIQYKMPVASAQVKSAILFASLFSDEPSVIEEIGMTRNHTETMFEHYHIPIKTEGMRIETVPNAIQDIQPADFQVPGDISSAAFFIVAALITPDSDVTIHNVGMNETRSGIIDVVKAMDANIEIFNEKNGAEPTASLRVRYTPDLKPLNMADALVTRAIDEIPIIALLCTQAQGSSVIRDAEELKYKETDRIETTSNELGLLGFEVHSTNDGFVIHPSTFERPAEVSSYTDHRIGMTLAIASLLSDDTISIHNFDAVNTSFPEFLPLLKSIAQKG, from the coding sequence ATGAGTAAAACCGAATTAATTAATGTACAAGGGCCTTTGCGCGGTGAAATCGAAGTGCCGGGCGACAAATCCATGACTCATCGTGCGATCATGTTGAGTGCTTTAGCAGAAGGCAAATCAACAATATATAAACCGCTTCTCGCTGAAGACTGTCTCCGCACCATTCACATCTTCCGCTTATTAGGCGTTCGATTTGAAATCAGCGACGATCAAGTCATCGTAGAATCTCCCGGCTACCAAAACTTTACTACACCGCACCAAGCACTTTATACAGGCAACTCAGGTACTACAACACGTCTGCTTGCCGGGTTGCTTTCCGGATTAGGCATCGAAAGTGTACTTTCAGGCGATGCTTCTATCGGCAACCGTCCTATGAACCGAGTAATTGATCCATTGACTGAAATGGGTGCTGATATACACGGTGTAGAAGGCAATTACACACCTTTAATTATTAAAAAAGGGCAAATTAAAGGTATTCAATATAAAATGCCGGTTGCTAGTGCACAAGTGAAAAGTGCGATTTTATTTGCCAGCTTATTCTCTGATGAACCATCTGTAATTGAAGAAATCGGAATGACACGCAATCATACAGAAACTATGTTTGAACATTACCATATTCCTATTAAAACAGAAGGCATGCGCATTGAAACAGTTCCGAATGCAATTCAAGACATTCAACCAGCAGATTTCCAAGTTCCAGGTGATATTTCATCTGCAGCGTTCTTTATCGTTGCTGCCTTAATAACACCTGATAGTGATGTTACAATTCATAATGTAGGTATGAATGAGACACGTTCTGGTATCATAGATGTCGTGAAAGCAATGGATGCAAATATTGAAATCTTCAACGAAAAGAACGGTGCTGAACCGACTGCATCGCTGCGTGTACGCTATACACCTGATTTGAAGCCGTTAAATATGGCTGATGCGTTAGTAACACGTGCGATTGATGAAATACCTATCATTGCATTGCTGTGTACACAAGCACAGGGTTCTAGCGTAATTAGAGATGCAGAAGAGTTAAAATACAAAGAGACTGACCGTATTGAAACAACATCTAATGAATTAGGCTTGCTCGGCTTTGAAGTACATTCGACAAATGATGGTTTTGTCATTCATCCGTCAACATTTGAACGACCTGCAGAAGTCAGTTCTTATACAGACCATCGTATCGGTATGACTTTAGCCATTGCTTCATTGTTGAGTGATGACACGATTTCAATTCATAACTTCGATGCAGTCAATACATCATTCCCAGAATTCTTGCCATTGTTAAAATCAATTGCTCAGAAAGGATAA
- the aroB gene encoding 3-dehydroquinate synthase: MQLMTTYKEDNYPIIIQHNALTELNHFLTNYRDVVFIIDKNVEHAHPNKLNQALSSIVPEQITHVIRIEGSEQSKSFEVYQSVLEQLLEKGITRNTCIVAIGGGVTGDFSGFVAATLLRGVDFIQVPTTILAHDSSVGGKVGINTPQGKNLVGAFYRPSAVIYDLDFLTSLPYTEITSGYAEVYKHALLNGQAALNDIELNFPDRSSLAALHHLDDFLLKGIETKLNIVVADEHEQGKRKFLNLGHTFGHAIEYHEKIAHGHAVMIGILYQFIISNLLLHTNYDIQHFKDYFKQLDYPLEVVLNADFEPLLELMLKDKKNDKNGIQMVLLSSIGNPVVHHVDNDVLAEAFTQLQNIIK, encoded by the coding sequence ATGCAACTAATGACAACTTATAAAGAGGATAATTATCCGATTATTATCCAACACAATGCATTAACAGAATTAAATCATTTTCTAACAAATTATCGCGATGTTGTATTTATTATCGATAAGAACGTAGAACACGCGCATCCGAATAAATTAAATCAGGCACTTTCATCTATTGTGCCTGAACAAATTACACATGTTATTCGTATTGAAGGCAGTGAACAATCTAAATCCTTTGAAGTCTACCAAAGCGTTTTAGAACAGTTATTAGAAAAAGGAATTACGCGCAACACTTGTATCGTCGCAATCGGCGGCGGTGTAACAGGAGACTTTTCAGGGTTTGTGGCTGCGACATTATTACGCGGCGTTGATTTTATTCAAGTCCCAACGACAATTTTAGCGCATGACTCAAGTGTAGGAGGCAAAGTAGGGATTAATACACCGCAAGGTAAAAATCTAGTAGGGGCTTTTTATCGCCCTTCAGCGGTTATCTATGATTTAGACTTTCTCACTTCTTTGCCTTATACCGAAATCACCAGCGGCTATGCAGAAGTTTATAAACATGCATTATTAAACGGACAAGCAGCGCTGAATGATATCGAATTGAATTTTCCTGACCGATCAAGCTTAGCAGCATTGCATCACTTAGATGACTTTTTGCTTAAAGGAATTGAAACTAAATTAAATATTGTTGTGGCTGATGAGCATGAACAAGGCAAACGCAAATTCTTAAATCTCGGCCATACGTTTGGACATGCGATTGAGTATCATGAGAAAATAGCACATGGTCATGCAGTGATGATAGGTATTTTATATCAATTCATTATTTCAAACCTCTTGCTCCATACAAATTACGATATCCAACACTTTAAAGATTATTTCAAACAACTGGATTATCCATTGGAAGTCGTACTAAACGCTGACTTTGAGCCTTTATTAGAATTAATGTTAAAAGATAAAAAGAATGATAAAAACGGCATTCAAATGGTGTTATTGTCTTCTATCGGCAATCCGGTCGTACATCATGTTGATAACGATGTGCTTGCTGAAGCCTTTACACAACTACAAAACATAATAAAGTGA